In Vagococcus luciliae, one genomic interval encodes:
- the rsfS gene encoding ribosome silencing factor, which yields MLELVVKAADDKRAEDIVGLNVSKVSLLADYFVICHGNSDKQVLAIAKEIVDEAYKHNIEVRRVEGKESARWVLIDLGDVIAHVFYGEEREFYNLEKLWSDAPLVNIDNMVVS from the coding sequence ATTTTAGAATTAGTAGTAAAAGCAGCAGATGACAAACGTGCTGAGGATATCGTGGGATTAAATGTATCTAAGGTATCTTTATTAGCAGATTATTTTGTGATTTGTCATGGAAATAGTGATAAACAGGTATTAGCTATCGCAAAAGAAATCGTAGATGAAGCATACAAACATAATATTGAGGTTAGACGTGTTGAAGGAAAAGAGTCAGCTCGATGGGTATTAATCGATTTAGGTGATGTGATCGCTCATGTCTTTTATGGAGAAGAACGTGAATTCTATAATTTAGAAAAATTATGGTCAGATGCCCCATTAGTAAATATTGATAACATGGTAGTAAGTTAA